A region from the Plasmodium berghei ANKA genome assembly, chromosome: 9 genome encodes:
- a CDS encoding GTPase-activating protein, putative: protein MRINFFKEKNKIKLNKNHNFDSDNTFSNENPESNKCLASISDDEYDHYGFEKSRESIYAEDIDKEALEKRKRKIEKKWQQYFAVKRDIKKNYYLKKLIRKGIPDKFRMNIWPYLLGSVVLYTKYPTIYERCLNSEIEPKVLSQIELDMLRTFPHNKNYQLNSKGLTKLRNVLRAFAIYKPKINYCQSMNFIAAITLLFLKEELAFWSIVQLIDSDYSHKKINISDYYNHEMRGLRRDIIVIEELIKIKFPNVHMHMKEFDVDVSWICSEWLLCLFCTAFPIATTLRIWDCLFYEGDKILFRIVLALFKMNQEKLIKSNSLESILYIFKESTKNMVESDKLMHTAFKEIGSLKKKKIKKLRMKADDIIKRTAP from the exons atgagaatAAATTTCTtcaaagaaaaaaacaagattaaattaaataagaACCATAATTTTGATTCAGATAATACTTTTTCGAATGAAAACCCTGaatcaaataaatgttTAGCTTCCATTAGTG aTGATGAATATGATCATTATGGATTTGAGAAAAGTAGAGAATCAATTTATGCTGAAGATATTGATAAGGAAGCCCTAGAAAAGAGAAAGAggaaaattgaaaaaaa ATGGCAACAATACTTTGCAGTTAAGagagatataaaaaaaaattactatttaaaaaaactaatTCGAAAAGGTATCCCCGATAAGTTTAG AATGAATATATGGCCTTACCTTTTGGGTAGTGTGGTTTTATATACAAAGTACCCAACAATATACGAAAg aTGCTTAAATAGTGAAATCGAACCGAAAGTTCTTAGTCAGATTGAATTGGACATGCTTCGTACTTTTccacataataaaaac TATCAATTAAATTCTAAAGGGCTAACTAAACTGAGAAATGTGTTACGTGCATTTGCCATATATAAgccaaaaataaattattgccag AGTATGAATTTTATCGCGGCTAttactttattatttttaaaagaagaaCTAGCATTTTGGTCTATTGTCCAATTAATTGATTCAGATTATtcacacaaaaaaataaacattaGTG attattataatcatgAAATGAGAGGATTACGAAGagatattattgttatagaagaattaattaaaataaaatttccGAATGTCCACATGCATATGAA AGAATTTGATGTTGATGTATCTTGGATATGTTCTGAGTGGCTCTTGTGCTTATTTTGCACAGCCTTTCCG ATTGCAACTACCTTACGAATTTGGGATTGCCTATTCTATGAGGGTGATAAAATACTTTTCCGGATTGTTTTAGCTCTATTTAAAATGAACcaagaaaaattaattaaatcaAATTCATTAGAATCcatcttatatatattcaaagAATCTACTAAAAATATG GTGGAATCTGATAAATTAATGCATACCGCTTTCAAGGAAATAGGctcattaaaaaaaaaaaaaatcaaaaaattaaggATGAAAGCTGATGATATTATTAAGAGAACTGCCCCTtaa
- a CDS encoding GTPase-activating protein, putative — protein sequence MRINFFKEKNKIKLNKNHNFDSDNTFSNENPESNKCLASISDDEYDHYGFEKSRESIYAEDIDKEALEKRKRKIEKKWQQYFAVKRDIKKNYYLKKLIRKGIPDKFRMNIWPYLLGSVVLYTKYPTIYERCLNSEIEPKVLSQIELDMLRTFPHNKNSMNFIAAITLLFLKEELAFWSIVQLIDSDYSHKKINISDYYNHEMRGLRRDIIVIEELIKIKFPNVHMHMKEFDVDVSWICSEWLLCLFCTAFPIATTLRIWDCLFYEGDKILFRIVLALFKMNQEKLIKSNSLESILYIFKESTKNMVESDKLMHTAFKEIGSLKKKKIKKLRMKADDIIKRTAP from the exons atgagaatAAATTTCTtcaaagaaaaaaacaagattaaattaaataagaACCATAATTTTGATTCAGATAATACTTTTTCGAATGAAAACCCTGaatcaaataaatgttTAGCTTCCATTAGTG aTGATGAATATGATCATTATGGATTTGAGAAAAGTAGAGAATCAATTTATGCTGAAGATATTGATAAGGAAGCCCTAGAAAAGAGAAAGAggaaaattgaaaaaaa ATGGCAACAATACTTTGCAGTTAAGagagatataaaaaaaaattactatttaaaaaaactaatTCGAAAAGGTATCCCCGATAAGTTTAG AATGAATATATGGCCTTACCTTTTGGGTAGTGTGGTTTTATATACAAAGTACCCAACAATATACGAAAg aTGCTTAAATAGTGAAATCGAACCGAAAGTTCTTAGTCAGATTGAATTGGACATGCTTCGTACTTTTccacataataaaaac AGTATGAATTTTATCGCGGCTAttactttattatttttaaaagaagaaCTAGCATTTTGGTCTATTGTCCAATTAATTGATTCAGATTATtcacacaaaaaaataaacattaGTG attattataatcatgAAATGAGAGGATTACGAAGagatattattgttatagaagaattaattaaaataaaatttccGAATGTCCACATGCATATGAA AGAATTTGATGTTGATGTATCTTGGATATGTTCTGAGTGGCTCTTGTGCTTATTTTGCACAGCCTTTCCG ATTGCAACTACCTTACGAATTTGGGATTGCCTATTCTATGAGGGTGATAAAATACTTTTCCGGATTGTTTTAGCTCTATTTAAAATGAACcaagaaaaattaattaaatcaAATTCATTAGAATCcatcttatatatattcaaagAATCTACTAAAAATATG GTGGAATCTGATAAATTAATGCATACCGCTTTCAAGGAAATAGGctcattaaaaaaaaaaaaaatcaaaaaattaaggATGAAAGCTGATGATATTATTAAGAGAACTGCCCCTtaa
- a CDS encoding RAP protein, putative, with amino-acid sequence MIISYTSVIFKRWSQKNDKIIFKKFINNGKILHQYVSKRGFSNVRKHGDIEEQKKCMMNINDNEKIAEYIRKEYGISSNLIDLNITRRSDKNNIYELSNIWNKVFKCEKSLCDIINKYIKTNKMDYYLHICLESEKENDVNGESVSEVDNINNAIKYIKENNCNISSSDRPMDDIENEIKNVLVYIITMFYKKIIDFHILSLLSEKLIILLKKIKKNYDNKNLIFTIFEVYNHVKVMNDELFLILFDILNNCYEINPDENKLIDDNEEMQLILKTLYNQKYKNHIIVDKIIESIIKKSNLNKDLLVNSMFYLALLSKMDYVLLNKMNAELYDVLNMEENDENYENNIDSDKNVEKIPHEVKIKLDLTSVDCTKLIYSYFILGENYINWFVIYKLLLKLCNDLKDEADINLLLNKTKENKNMHTNICIIRSYLRYKKRNFYDSLPKYVKKILKKIYILDVGEKKIKERKFNEKVSWHLKKLRIPHIKNVYKSGIIFDILEKDKRLVWLCFSYHHYYVKTIDLTSEKLLQLDIIKSMNYKIAKIHYYQFSRMKARRTRFEYIRMNRYYSLRDRRNFDDQFEGWSLPYINWYHKKNKNVHISNYFYNYTPVSEMQY; translated from the coding sequence ATGATAATATCATACACAAGTGTGATATTTAAAAGATGGTcccaaaaaaatgataaaataatttttaaaaaattcataaacAATGGGAAAATATTGCATCAGTATGTTTCCAAAAGAGGGTTTAGTAACGTAAGGAAGCATGGCGATATTGAAGAACAGAAAAAATGTatgatgaatataaatgataatgaaaagATAGCAGAATACATTCGAAAAGAATATGGAATTAGTTCAAATTTAAttgatttaaatataacaaggcgtagtgataaaaataatatatatgaattaagTAATATATGGAATAAGGTTTttaaatgtgaaaaaaGTTTGTGcgatataataaacaaatatataaaaacaaacaaaatgGATTATTACTTACACATTTGTTTGGAAtcagaaaaagaaaatgatgtAAATGGGGAATCAGTTAGTGAAgttgataatataaataatgccataaaatatatcaaagaGAATAATTGCAACATAAGTAGCAGTGATAGACCAATGGATGATATTGagaatgaaataaaaaatgtattagtGTATATCATAACaatgttttataaaaaaataattgactttcatattttatctttattaaGTGAAAagttaattatattattgaaaaagataaaaaaaaattatgataataaaaatttaatttttacaatttttgaAGTATATAATCATGTAAAGGTTATGAATGATGAActatttttgattttattcgatatattaaataattgctatgaaataaatcctgatgaaaataaacttATAGATGATAACGAAGAAATGCAGcttattttaaaaactttatataatcaaaaatacaaaaatcatattatagttgataaaattatagaatctattataaaaaaaagcaatttaaataaagacCTTTTGGTTAATTCGATGTTTTATCTGGCCCTCTTGTCTAAAATGGATTATGTGCTATTGAATAAGATGAATGCTGAGTTGTATGACGTGTTAAATATggaagaaaatgatgaaaattatgaaaataatatagacagtgataaaaatgtagaAAAAATTCCACAtgaagtaaaaataaagttgGATTTAACTAGTGTAGATTGCACGAAACttatatattcttattttattcttggagaaaattatataaactggtttgttatttataaacTGCTTTTAAAACTTTGTAATGATTTAAAAGATGAGGCTGACATAAATTTGTTACtaaacaaaacaaaagaaaataaaaatatgcacacaaatatttgtataataaGGAGCTATttaagatataaaaaaaggaatttTTATGATAGTTTACcgaaatatgtaaaaaaaatattaaaaaaaatatatatattagatgttggagaaaaaaaaataaaggaaagaaaatttaatgaaaaagtATCATggcatttaaaaaaacttCGAATTCcacatattaaaaatgtatataaaagcGGAATAATATTCGACATATtagaaaaagataaaagACTTGTATGGTTATGTTTTTcttatcatcattattatgTTAAAACAATTGATTTAACTTCAGAAAAGTTATTACAGTTAGATATTATTAAATCtatgaattataaaatagctaaaatacattattatcaattttCAAGAATGAAAGCAAGGAGGACAAGATTTGAATATATACGTATGAATAGGTATTATTCTTTAAGAGATCGAAGAAATTTTGATGACCAATTTGAAGGGTGGAGTCTCCCTTATATTAATTGGTaccataaaaaaaacaaaaacgTGCATATATcaaactatttttataactaCACACCTGTATCAGAGATgcaatattaa
- a CDS encoding serine/threonine protein kinase, putative: protein MPKDKRGRIFFNSHGSDNERDNSKRSKSDHKSNYSEISPHNGSNKKKNYEKEKSKDKLKNDNTKTCKENINSFSSPNSTSSISDLNNLDFDLSNGSSSNSENEFKILKEKENEDKFLEERRKKREAIKERLKNMMSENNDSNKETDVSTNKHNVSNNHDKEAEISIHSNAKINDKCENTFTTCKKNDMPESLSRIPSMLDDIEQNEAACIFAPNNEVIEETCSSLSSDHEIIDDKVPNEKNETMKEYNDLYSDLKKKINEEKIKIRNFIIKQKELHERNKMNGDDSAYINKKKENIEMNNIESIDFQEQEDGIDNDDVDMFSSEQTHKKRAIENIRITDYYSANNANLSDNWNDSEGYYKAIVGEVIDNRYSVVCELVGKGVFSNVLKCYDMTNKIHVAIKVIRDNHMMHKAAEKEISILKKLNDYDKDNKKHIIRLLRSVKYKNHLCLIFEWMWGNLRIALKKYGNGHGLNAAAVHCYTKQLFIALRHMRKCRIMHADLKPDNILINEKFNALKVCDLGSASDISENEITSYLVSRFYRAPEIILGFRYDSQIDVWSAAATVFELATGKILFPGKSNNHMIKLMMEYKGKFSHKMIKGGQFYSQHFNDNLDFIYVDRDHYTKKEVVRIISDLRPTKNITCDLLEHQYWLKGNSPKMQFLKKKIKQLGDLLEKCLMLDPSKRYTPDQALQHPYLRESIHYSKMPND, encoded by the exons aTGCCTAAAGATAAACGCGgaagaatattttttaattcacaCGGATCAGATAATGAAAGGGATAATTCTAAGCGCTCAAAAAGTGACCACAAATCTAACTATTCAGAGATAAGTCCCCATAATggttcaaataaaaaaaaaaattatgaaaaagaaaaaagcaaagataaattaaaaaatgataatacgAAAACTtgtaaagaaaatataaactcATTTAGTTCTCCTAATTCTACTAGTAGCATTTCGGATTTGAACAACCTTGATTTCGATTTATCCAATGGATCAT cTTCGAATAGtgaaaatgaatttaaaattcttaaggaaaaagaaaatgaagacAAATTTTTAGAAGAAAGACGCAAGAAAAGAGAAGCAATAAAAGAAAGactgaaaaatatgatgaGCGAAAATAATGACAGCAATAAAGAAACTGATGTTAGCacaaataaacataatGTTTCAAATAATCATGATAAAGAGGCTGAAATTAGTATTCATTCAAatgcaaaaataaatgacaAATGTGAGAACACTTTCACAacttgtaaaaaaaatgatatgcCAGAAAGTTTAAGTAGAATACCATCTATGTTAGATGATATTGAACAAAA TGAAGCAGCTTGTATATTTGCTCCCAACAATGAAGTTATCGAAGAGACATGCTCTTCTTTATCTTCTGATCATGAAATAATTGATGACAAAGTTcctaatgaaaaaaatgaaacaatgaaagaatataatgatttatatagtgatttaaaaaaaaaaattaatgaagaaaaaataaaaattcgaaattttataattaagcAAAAGGAATTACatgaaagaaataaaatg AATGGTGATGATTctgcatatattaataagaaaaaagaaaacattgaaatgaataatattgaaaGTATAGACTTTCAAGAGCAAGAAGATGGCATTGACAACGACGATGTCGATATGTTTTCCAGTGAACAAacacataaaaaaagagcAATCGAAAATATCAGAATAACCGATTATTATTCTGCAAACAATGCAAATTTATCCGATAATTGGAATGACTCCGAAGGGTATTACAAG GCTATTGTCGGAGAAGTTATCGATAATAGATATAGTGTTGTATGTGAATTAGTCGGGAAAGGTGTTTTTTcaaatgttttaaaatgttatgACAtgacaaataaaatacatgtAGCTATTAAAGTTATTCGAGACAATCATATGATGCATAAAGCTGCAGAAAAGGAAATAtcaattttgaaaaaattaaatgattatgataaagataataaaaagcaCATCATTCGCTTGTTAAGAAgtgtaaaatataaaaatcatttgtgtttaatttttgaatGGATGTGGGGAAATTTACGAATAGCCcttaaaaa ataTGGTAATGGTCATGGATTGAATGCAGCCGCTGTACATTGTTACACCAAACAACTGTTCATAGCCCTAAGGCATATGCGTAAATGCAGAATAATGCACGCAGATT TAAAACCAGATAATATACTTATcaatgaaaaatttaatgcTTTAAAAGTATGTGATCTCGGAAGTGCAAGTGATATAtcagaaaatgaaataacCTCATACTTAGTTAGTAGATTTTATAGAGCTCCCGAAATTATATTAGGCTTTCGATATGATAGCCAAATTGATGTATGGTCTGCAGCAGCCACTGTTTTTGAATTAGCCActggaaaaatattatttcct ggtaaatcaaataaccatatgataaaattgatGATGGAATATAAAGGAAAGTTTTCACACAAAATGATTAAAGGTGGGCAATTTTATTCACAGCAttttaatgataatttagattttatttatgttgaTAGAGATCACTATACTAAAAAAGAAGTAGTAAGAATTATATCTGATTTGAGGCCTaccaaaaatataacttgTGATCTTTTGGAGCACCAATATTGGTTGAAAG gaAATAGTCCCAAAATgcaatttttaaaaaaaaaaataaagcaaTTAGGAGACTTATTAGAAAAATGTTTGATGCTAGATCCTTCCAAAAGATATACACCAGATCAAGCATTGCAACATCCATATTTAAGAGAGTCAATACATTACTCAAAAATGCCAAATGATTGA
- a CDS encoding glycerol-3-phosphate dehydrogenase, putative, giving the protein MFYKKMVIRSIFYSIIFINVVLCYSGSSANAINKNVIFPTVKHNGPLKVSIIGSGSWGTVISKIISENTQRSKIFHPIVRMYVNEEIIDNEKLSDIINKTKENVKYMKGMKLPNNIVAIPDIDKVIEGADLLIFVVPHQYLKTTLSEILKNKNLKSTAKAISLMKGVKICDYKPMLLSNIIENMLNIECSVLSGSNIASELSTESFSEATIGFENLETAEIWRDLFDRNYFKINCIQDKAGVEMCGALKNVVALGVGFSEAFKKSYNTKSAIIRIGLEEMKKFAKLFFPNVLDETFLDSCGVADVIATCLGGRNVKCATEFAFRNGQDSWDKIESELLNGQKLQGVYTSKEIYKILENRDLKSEFPLFSIIYEIAFGYKHPSSITSVLSTKKLRHIKYRK; this is encoded by the exons atgttttataaaaaaatggttATAAGATCTATTTTTTACTcaatcatttttattaatgtaGTTCTGTGCTATTCTGGTAGTTCAGCAAATgctataaataaaaatgttatattcCCAACTGTTAAGCACAATGGGCCATTgaaa GTATCTATTATAGGTAGCGGAAGTTGGGGCACAGTCATTTCGAAAATTATATCTGAAAATACTCAAAGATCGAAAATTTTCCACCCAATT GTACGAATGTATGTCAATGAAGAAATTATAGACAACGAAAAGTTAAgtgatataataaataagacaaaagaaaatgtaaaatatatgaaaggGATGAAACTaccaaataatattgtgGCTATTCCTGATATCGATAAAGTTATTGAAGGTGCAGATTTACTTATTTTTGTTGTTCCCCACCAATATTTAAAA ACAACACTAAGcgaaattttgaaaaataaaaatcttAAAAGCACCGCAAAGGCTATAAGTTTAATGAAAGGagtaaaaatatgtgaCTATAAACCCATGttattatcaaatataatagaaaacATGCTAAATATTGAATGTTCTGTTCTATCTGGGTCAAACATTGCTTCG GAATTATCTACAGAAAGTTTTAGCGAAGCTACAATAGGTTTCGAAAACTTAGAAACTGCAGAAATATGGAGAGATTTATTTGAcagaaattattttaaaataaattgcaTACAGGACAAAGCAGGTGTCGAG ATGTGCGGagcattaaaaaatgttgtTGCTTTAGGAGTAGGATTTTCAGAGGCATTcaaaaaaagttataataCCAAATCTGCTATTATTAGAATTGGCTTGGaggaaatgaaaaagtttgcaaaattattttttccgaATGTTCTAGAT GAAACCTTTTTAGATAGCTGTGGAGTAGCCGATGTTATAGCGACCTGCTTAGGAGGACGAAACGTAAAATGCGCAACAGAATTTGCCTTTAGAAATGGCCAAGACTCATGGGATAAAATTGAATCGGAGTTGTTAAATGGGCAAAAACTTCAG GGAGTATACACATCAAAGgagatatataaaattttggaGAATCGTGATTTAAAAAGCGAATTTCCATTATTCAGTATAATTTATGAAATAGCATTTGGATATAAGCATCCATCTAGTATTACTAGTGTTCTTTCAacgaaaaaattaagacatattaaatatagaaaataa